The DNA sequence GATGAACTAATTTGTCCCACATCAGACTCTGTCCCAActgactgcttttcttcagcagaggagagggtCACACCTGGGTGAGGAGAGCTCCGCGAGACTTACATCTGTTGGGCTGGACATAGTTAACAGCCGTGTTGGTGATAACAAAGGaagttttcctgtctttctttttgttctgctcctctgccagcacctTGGCCTTGGCCTCTTCAGTTGAGGTGGTGTTTTTTATGTTTgcactagaagaaaaaaaacaaaggaaaaactacTCATTCATCTTCAAAAAGGGTAGAAGGCATGGAAGTGCTAAGtggaaggatttgggggatAGTAAGGGCACTGCTATGGTATTGGATGTGTTTTTTGAGAGAGGAGGCAGTGCTATATAGCAACCGACGCCTTGTTTCAAAGGCCCAAGGGAAGCTCGCATCATTAGTGCATCCTCTTTCAGTGCAGGGCATAAACTGATGCTCCAGAAAGCGGCTAGATTCAAGTCACAAAAATGAAGAGCCTTCTCCCAGAAGTCCTGCGGTGGAGCTGCACTGGAGCCCTATCACTGTGCAGAACATGCTGTGCTAGATACCGCGCTAATCCAGAGCAAGGCTCAAGCCCGTCACAGAGCCAAACTGGGGCTGTGTAATCCAGCCCTACCGCTGCTCTGCCAATCAACGGTTGCCCGTCCTGCCAGTGCAGGCCATCGCCACCAGATCTGTGAACCACTGTCCCGATAGttaggagagaggaaagaataatCCCTCCAAAACAACTCTGCTAAGATCAACTGCAAGAGCAACTGTCCAAGAAATGATCAGATCCTCCAAGCCCTTTCACAACCAGGAGGGAAGGCTCCCACTGGTATCGAATGCCAGGCTGGCTGGTTGGCACCGCCCATCTTTGTCCCTGAAAAAGCCTTCTCAAGTCTGGCAGCCAGAAGGTGAAAGGGCAAGTGGAAATTTCAGCAAGAACTGGGAAGATGTTCTGGGGCGACTCAGGatccaagagagaaaaaaagaaattgtgagGGGACACCCAACCCCGAATTCAACACCCCAGGCACAACGCAGCACAACTTACATGTCAGCACCTTCATCCCGCCTGTTGGTTTTAGCTGAGATGGAAGGTCCCAGGTTTAGATTGTCCTCTTCATTAATGCTAAGTGGAAACCACAATGTTTACAGGTTTGCAtttgtttgtgggggtttttttaactaatttgaCGAGTTAGGGTAACAGTGACTGGCTAAACTGCATTATGTTAAGCTCTTCAAAGCAACACAACATCTGgttaatctttttcttcatgGCTGGGATACAGAAGAGCCTTTGCTGAGTGTAATGTGACACTGTGCACCTGTCCCAAAGTCCCCCTCTTTTCCATCCTCAGGCTTTAATGTAGAAACTCCTCTCTCAAGAAGATGGTTTGGGCACTATCCAACATGTAATGGTTTCTACCGAAAGGAGGCACACGACAAGAGAGAAATTTACTGTTGCATTACACCGTCAGACAAAACACAACTTCACATCCCTTACCTCAGCCCACTCAGTTCCATTGTGAGGCTCTGAACTTCGTTGGCTTCCCGAACACTTAACCTGAAGAAGAATCATTTGATTTAGCACTTgatgctttggttttaattaattaactCAATCAGGTTTTCTGCAGTCAACCCCGAACCTTCTAGGCAGGCTTGGCCTTAAACTTCTGCCTATCAGCGTCCACTTCTCTGGTTACAGCTTAGAGAGATACGTTCTCTTTTACTTGAGTTAAGCAATTCCATTTCTTtaagcaatgagaaaaaaaccacatggcAACTGCTGGACGTGTCCCGTCCAGATGTCTTCCCTCAGCTGAGGAAAGAAGCACCCAGAGGTGGAAAGGCTTTAAGAAGAACCAAAATGGGAAGACCAAGCTGAGGATCACTGGTCTTAGTCCATTAAGATCTCCAGACAATATTCGCCTCACAGTAAAACGGAGGGCCACTAAGTGAGATGAATTAATGCGGGGCACCTTTACCTCTTCAACAATGGCCCTAGCTAACAAAAGAAGAGAGCCACTTCTCAGGAGAAGGGGGAACACTAAGGAAGCACTCAATTTGTGGCAAAATTAGCAGCAGCTCTCAAGTGAATATGATGCAGCTGAGTGGTTGTCAAGATACAGCAGTGCATGAGTGAGTCAGAAGGTGGTTTATGGTAAATCTAAATCACAAGTCTCTCTCTATAGACTGGCAGGCATTCTGAACATCTTCAGATACTTGGACTTTTCCTAATTATGCATGTCTTTCGGTATCTGCCATGAACTATGCATCGTGAAATAttgttcagagagaaaataccaACACGAAAGGCCTTGCTTGGACTGCAAggatctgaaaaataaagggacCACCTGTGGGTGCCAATTTCCacaaggcagaagcagaagagaagtcaCTGTTAGAAATCACGCGCAGTGCCAGCGAGAGGGCAGGTGCCAAGCAGAAAGAGAGGGTCTGTGTCGGCCCACTGTGACCGAGGGCTGCTCTGGGTGGCCCCCGCTCTGTCCCAGGACGGCTCCAGGGCTGTCCCGCTACAAATGCTCTCCTCCCCGGGCCGGCACAGCCCGGAGGAAGGGGGGAGGCAGATGAGAAGTCTCTGTGGAGTAGACCACCCACGTCCCAGAATGGCCGGAGCTCCGGCAGGTTCAGACACCCCCGCTACACCCGCAGGGACGAGCCAGCGTCCCTCTGCCCCCTGCCCGAGCCCTTACCCGTGTGGCGTCCCACCCATGGCCACAGGAGAGGGCTCCGCTCAGGCAGCTGTGCCACAGTCCTGTGTGAGCCTGTGTCCGGACACGACGGCACGACGTGACAGTGGCACGGCGGCGAAGGCTCTGGCAGTGGAATGTTGCAGTGGGAGAGAACGTCGCGCAGCAACGTGATGAAATAATGGCGTGACGCATCGAAGCCATAATACACACGGCTACAGCATCTCAGCCTTCACACTCGGCACAGCAAAGGCCCTTGGGAACAAACAAGAAGTCTCTCACAAAGTTACATGCAAGCAAACCGGCTTTAAACCTTCCCTTTACATTGACAAGGcaaacagcactgctgctgttaaaGGCGCTCTTTTTTCCGTCTTTTTAGGAGGGTGAAAGAAGCTGTGAAAGCAAGTTTGTTTTGTCACTAAAAAATGCCAACCATGAAAGCTCATGTTCTTATAAAACTTCTTTTATCGCTGAAAATAAGTTATATACAAGATCTTAGCGACCAAAGAGTTCGCAATCACCTGCAAACTGATTCACTCCAAGATCACAAGAAATGCTTTGTAGGTAACACCAGCGTGTGAAGGCAGTGACTCCCCAACTCGGTTTCAggtcaacaacaaaaaaatcctttattagtgaaaaataagaacaattaCTAAGACTACAGTTCACATTCATCAGTATTGCCTACAAATCTTCTTGAGTTTGTCATAatcatcttctgttttttcGCTGAGCGGGCGTTTGCGATTTGCTGGTGACCCTTCTAAAGGAAGAGGAGGCCGTCTTATTTCCAGTGCCTTCATCTTCTTGAATTTCTTGTAATAATAATCATCTCCTGCTCTTTCATTGGCTGGACGTTTGCGATTTGGAGGAGACCcttcaaaagaaagagcaggaacTGTTATTTCCCTGTCCTTTCACAGGAGACACTTCCTTATCTCCACCACTTCCCTTCTACAGCCCCGTGCTGTGTGAAAGGTTACTGCTTGAGCTGTCAGTGCTCCCAACCTTGCACCCCTTGCTCTTCCAGCTTTCATCAAACCGTGGTCAGCCAGCTTTGGCACCACGTTTCAGTTGAGACCGTTGCTACTCCGCCCTTGGGCATCTCTAAAGACACACCAATCTGCCTCCAAATCACCCCTGAAAGCATGGTGAGACACAGCAGAAGGCTGCCTTTCCTCCCGATGACTGCAGTAGGAGAGGCTCTCCTGGAAATGCATTCCCATCTCCTGCCTAGTAAGGTCTATGTTTGCTCGACCACCTGTCTGCTTTGGCAGCCTACAGAATGGATCCGCCTGATTATAAACCATCATTTATCATCGCAGACGAGGCAGGCATTTCCAGCCCACGCTCAAGAcgcaactgaaaagaaaaagtgttgaAATCTAGGAGGCAGTGTCAGCTGGCAGTTCAAGAGTAGACAGGCAAGCCGTGAGTCGTTATGTCCCTCTCCTTGCTGATGGACGGAAGAAAAAGACCAAGTCAGACAGGGTCTATATTATATGAGGACGCCAGAAAAAGGAATCGGACAGCTGCTTGTGCTGATAGATGAACTAATTTGTCCCACATCAGACTCTGTCCCAActgactgcttttcttcagcagaggagagggtCACACCTGGGTGAGGAGAGCTCCGCGAGACTTACATCTGTTGGGCTGGACATAGTTAACAGCCGTGTTGGTGATAACAAAGGaagttttcctgtctttctttttgttctgctcctctgccagcacctTGGCCTTGGCCTCTTCAGTTGAGGTGGTGTTTTTTATGTTTGcgctagaagaaaaaaaacaaaggaaaaactacTCATTCATCTTCAAAAAGGGTAGAAGGCATGGAAGTGCTAAGTGGAAGGATTTGGGGGACAGTGAGAGCACTGCTATGGTATTGGATGTGTTTTTTGAGAGAGGAGGCAGTGCTATATAGCAACCGATGCCTTGTTTCAAAGGCCCAAGGGAAGCTCGCATCATTAGTGCATCCTCTTTCAGTGCAGGGCATAAACTGATGCTCCAGAAAGCGGCTAGATTCAagtcacaaaaatgaaaagccttCTCCCAGAAGTCCTGCGGTGGAGCTGCACTGGAGCCCTATCACTGTGCAGAACATGCTGTGCTAGATACCGCGCTAATCCAGAGCAAGGCTCAAGCCCGTCACAGAGCCAAACTGGGGCTGTGTAATCCAGCCCTACCGCTGCTCTGCCAATCAACGGTTGCCCGTCCTGCCAGTGCAGGCCATCGCCACCAGATCTGTGAACCACTGTCCCGATAGctaggagagaggaaagaataatCCCTCCAAAACAACTCTGCTAAGATCAACTGCAAGAGCAACTGTCCAAGAAATGATCAGATCCTCCAAGCCCTTTCACAACCAGGAGGGAAGGCTCCCACTGGTATCGAATGCCAGGCTGGCTGGTTGGCACCGCCCATCTTTGTCCCTGAAAAAGCCTTCTCAAGTCTGGCAGCCAGAAGGTGAAAGGGCAAGTGGAAGTTTCAGCGAGAACTGGGAAGATGTTCTGGGGCGACTCAGGatccaagagagaaaaaaagaaattgtgagGGGACACCCAACCCCGAATTCAACACCCCAGGCACAACGCAGCACAACTTACATGTCAGCACCTTCATCCCGCCTGTTGGTTTTAGCTGAGATGGAAGGTCCCAGGTTTAGATGGTCCTCTTCATTAATGCTAAGTGGAAACCACAATGTTTACAGGTTTGcatttgtttgtggttttttttataactaATTTGACGAGTTAGGGTAACAGTGACTGGCTAAACTGCATTATGTTAAGCTCTTCAAAGCAACACAACATCTGGTTAATCTGTTTCTTCATGGCTGGGATACAGAAGAGCCTTTGCTGAGTGTAATCTGACACTGTGCACCTGTCCCAAAGTCCCCCTCTTTTCCATCCTCAGGCTTTAATGTAGAAACTCCTCTCTCAAGAAGATGGTTTGGGCACTATCCAACATGTAATGGTTTCTACCGAAAGGAGGCACACGACAAGAGAGGAATTTACTGTTGCATTACACCGTCAGACAAAACACAACTTCACATCCCTTACCTCAGCCCACTCAGTTCCATTGTGAGGCTCTGAACTTCGTTGGCTTCCCCAACACTTAACCTGAAGAAGAATCATTTGATTTAGCACTTgatgctttggttttaattaattaactCAATCTGGTTTTCTGCAGTCAACCCCGAACCTTCTAGGCAGGCTTGGCCTTAAACTTCTGCCTATCAGCGTCCACTTCTCTGGTTACAGCTTAGAGAGATACGTTCTCTTTTACTTGAGTTAAGCAATTCCATTTCTTtaagcaatgagaaaaaaaccacatggcAACTGCTGGACGTGTCCCGTCCAGATGTCTTCCCTCAGCTGAGGAAAGAAGCACCCAGAGGTGGAAAGGCTTTAAGAAGAACCAAAATGGGAAGACCAAGCTGAGGATCACTGGTCTTAGTCCATTAAGATCTCCAGACAATATTCGCCTCACAGTAAAACGGAGGGCCACTAAGTGAGATGAATTAATGCGGGGCACCTTTACCTCTTCAACAATGGCCCTAGCTAACAAAAGAAGAGAGCCACTTCTCAGGAGAAGGGGGAACACTAAGGAAGCACTCAATTTGTGGCAAAATTAGCAGCAGCTCTCAAGTGAATATGATGCAGCTGAGTGGTTGTCAAGATACAGCAGTGCATGAGTGAGTCAGAAGGTGGTTTATGGTAAATCTAAATCACAAGTCTCTCTCTATAGACTGGCAGGCATTCTGAACATCTTCAGATACTTGGACTTTTCCTAATTATGCATGTCTTTCGGTATCTGCCATGAACTATGCATCGTAAAATAttgttcagagagaaaatagTAAGACGAAAGACCTTGCTTGGACTGCAAggatctgaaaaataaagggacCACCTGTGGGTGCCAATTTCCacaaggcagaagcagaagagaagtcaCTGTTAGAAATCACGCGCAGTGCCAGCGAGAGGGCAGGTGCCAAGCAGAAAGAGAGGGTCTGTGTCGGCCCACTGTGACCGAGGGCTGCTCTGGGTGGCCCCCGCTCTGTCCCAGGACGGCTCCAGGGCTGTCCCGCTACAAATGCTCTCCTCCCCGGGCCGGCACAGCCCGGAGGAAGGGGGGAGGCAGATGAGAAGTCTCTGTGGAGTAGACCACCCACGTCCCAGAATGGCCGGAGCTCCGGCAGGTTCAGACACCCCCGCTACACCCGCAGGGACGAGCCAGCGTCCCTCTGCCCCCTGCCCGAGCCCTTACCCGTGTGGCGTCCCACCCATGGCCACAGGAGAGGGCTCCGCTCAGGCAGCTGTGCCACAGTCCTGTGTGAGCCTGCGTCCGGACACGACGGCACGACGTGACAGTGGCACGGCGGCGAAGGCTCTGGCAGTGGAATGTTGCAGTGGGAGAGAACGTCGCGCAGCAACGTGATGAAATAATGGCGTGACGCATCGAAGCCATAATACACACGGCTACAGCATCTCAGCCTTCACACTCGGCACAGCAAAGGCCCTTGGGAACAAACAAGAAGTCTCTCACAAAGTTACATGCAAGCAAACCGGCTTTAAACCTTCCCTTTACATTGACAAGGcaaacagcactgctgctgttaaaGGCGCTCTTTTTTCCGTCTTTTTAGGAGGGTGAAAGAAGCTGTGAAAGCAAGTTTGTTTTGTCACTAAAAAATGCCAACCATGAAAGCTCATGTCCTTATAAAACTTCCTTTATCGCTGAAAATAAGTTATATACAAGATCTTAGCGACCAAAGAGTTCGCAATCACCTGCAAACTGATTCACTCCAAGATCACAAGAAACGCTTTGTAGGCAACATCAGCGTGTGAAGGTAGTGACTCCCCAACTCAGTTTCAGGTCAAccataaaaaaatcctttattagtgaaaaataagaacaattaCTAAGACTACAGTTCACATTCATCAGTATAGCCTACAAATCTTCTTGAGTTTGTTATAATcatctgctgtttcttcatTGAGTGGGCGTTTGCGATTTGCTGGTGACCGTTCtaaaggaagaggaggcagcatTATTTCCTGTCCCTTCATCTTCTTGACTTTCTTGTCATAATAATAATCATCTCCTGCTCTTTCATTGGCTGGTCGCTTGCGATTTGGAGGAGACCcttcaaaagaaagagcaggaacTGTTATTTCCCTGTCCTTTCACAGGAGACACTTCCTTATCTCCACCACTTCCCTTCTACAGCCCCGTGCTGTGTGAAAGGTTACTGCTTGAGCTGTCAGTGCTCCCAACCTTGCACCCCTTGCT is a window from the Gavia stellata isolate bGavSte3 chromosome 24, bGavSte3.hap2, whole genome shotgun sequence genome containing:
- the LOC132319123 gene encoding splicing factor C9orf78 homolog yields the protein MELSGLSINEEDNLNLGPSISAKTNRRDEGADMMKNMETDPKKRKGTVESEEQQMKLENDKESLYELPESVRASSANKTQEMLSIQMLSGIPEVDLGTDANIKNTTSTEEAKAKVLAEEENKKKDSKTSFVITNTAVNYVQPNRWSPPNRKRPANERAGDDYYYDKKVKKMKGQEIMLPPLPLERANIKNTTSTEEAKAKVLAEEQNKKKDRKTSFVITNTAVNYVQPNRWSPPNRKRPANERAGDDYYYKKFKKMKALEIRRPPLPLEGSPANRKRPLSEKTEDDYDKLKKICRQY